Proteins from a genomic interval of Quercus lobata isolate SW786 chromosome 11, ValleyOak3.0 Primary Assembly, whole genome shotgun sequence:
- the LOC115967989 gene encoding probable LRR receptor-like serine/threonine-protein kinase At3g47570 encodes MKISSFLVFFVLLLVHCLMASTARTNITTDQSALLALKDHITDDPYKTLASNWSTSTSVCNWIGITCGSKHLRVTALNLSHMGLSGTIAPQVGKLTFLSHLSFRNNNFHGSLPNEVASLRKLEVVSFGLNNFSGMLPSWFGFLPKLQVLYAYMNSFEGTVPESLGNILSLKVLHLSENKLSGRIPKGLGNCTSLEIIHLDNNYFTGEIPHEIVTLPNLTEVTLANNSLTGHIPNATFNGSNIEVISLYMNQLSGNLPSSIGHWLPNLKVLYLWENRLEGIIPNSISNASMLTELELGANYFYGSIPNTLGNLRHLERLNLVNNFLTRESSTLELSFLSSLTNCVNLTSIVVGNNPLNGTLPILKGNFSTSLEEFVAFNCNIKGIIPREIGNLSNLMTLNLKDNELIGPIPTIVGNLGNLQGLFLQNNRIHGSIPNDICHLRKLVDLHLSQNELFGSIPTCWGSLSSLQNLYLDSNQLTSIPTSFWSLRDILRINLSSNSLNGYLPLDVGKLEHVTQMDLSWNKLSGEIHAIKGLCFLVNLSLAHNKFQGPIPQSFGNLISMERLDLSDNKFSGEIPQSLIELKCLKYFNVSFNRLQGEIPSRGVFNQFSASSFMGNQALCGPLKLQVPPCKRSSKTTTVVIVRYILPTMIAAILALFLIFVLMRGQKRDAKRKSQGDLLPLATWRRITYLELEQATNGFNETNLVGKGSFGSVYKGTLSDGTTVAIKVFNLNIEGGFKSFEDECDVLCSIRHRNLVKIISSCSSNDFKALVLEYMPKGSLQKLLYSHNYFLDMLERLSMMIDVASALEYLHHGCPLPVVHCDLKPSNILLNKDTVALVSDFGISKFLGNEDSMTQTMTLATIGYMAPEYGSQGIISTRSDVYSYGILLMETFTRKNPTDEMFAGEMNLKGWVRQSIPHSVIEVIDSNLLKRGEENFNAKLDCMLSIMKLAMTCSTEALEERSNMRDVITTLKNIKLKFLKDVGED; translated from the exons ATGAAGATTTCTTCCTTTCTCGtcttttttgtgttgttgttggTACACTGTTTAATGGCTAGCACAGCGAGGACCAACATCACCACAGACCAATCAGCTCTCCTTGCTCTCAAAGACCATATCACTGATGACCCTTACAAAACCTTGGCAAGCAATTGGTCTACCTCTACCTCTGTTTGCAACTGGATTGGGATCACTTGTGGTTCCAAACACCTTAGAGTCACTGCCTTGAATCTTTCTCACATGGGTCTTTCAGGAACCATTGCTCCACAAGTGGGAAAACTAACATTCTTGTCTCATTTATCCTtcagaaacaacaattttcatggTTCTCTGCCCAACGAGGTAGCTTCCTTGCGAAAATTGGAAGTTGTCAGCTTTGGATTGAACAACTTTTCTGGAATGTTACCATCATGGTTTGGGTTCTTACCTAAACTTCAAGTGTTGTATGCTTACATGAACAGTTTTGAAGGTACTGTTCCAGAATCTCTAGGCAACATATTGTCACTGAAAGTACTTCATCTCAGCGAAAACAAACTTTCAG GAAGGATTCCAAAAGGTTTAGGAAACTGTACTTCCCTTGAGATAATTCACTTGGACAATAACTACTTTACAG GTGAAATACCACATGAGATTGTGACTCTTCCAAATCTAACGGAAGTAACCTTGGCCAATAACAGCTTAACTGGTCACATCCCAAATGCAACCTTCAACGGCTCAAACATTGAAGTCATTAGTCTATACATGAACCAGCTCTCTGGAAATCTTCCATCAAGCATAGGCCACTGGCTTCCAAATCTTAAGGTACTTTATTTATGGGAAAATAGACTAGAAGGAATAATCCCCAATTCTATCTCAAATGCTTCTATGCTCACTGAACTTGAGCTGGGTGCAAATTATTTCTATGGCTCTATTCCTAATACCCTGGGAAATTTAAGGCATTTGGAGAGACTCAACTTAGTCAACAATTTTTTGACTAGAGAATCATCAACTCTAGAATTGAGTTTTCTTTCATCTTTGACAAATTGCGTAAATTTGACAAGTATAGTGGTAGGAAATAACCCACTGAATGGAACCCTTCCGATTcttaaaggaaatttttctaCTTCTCTTGAAGAATTTGTAGCATTTAATTGCAACATTAAGGGCATAATTCCAAGAGAAATTGGTAATTTAAGCAATTTGATGACCCTAAACCTAAAAGACAACGAATTGATTGGACCTATTCCAACTATAGTCGGAAATCTGGGAAATCTCCAAGgtttgtttcttcaaaacaATAGAATCCATGGGTCAATCCCAAATGATATTTGTCATTTGAGGAAATTGGTTGATTTACATTTAAGTCAAAATGAGCTCTTTGGATCAATACCAACATGTTGGGGAAGTCTGTCTTCActtcaaaatttgtatttggattCCAACCAGCTAACTTCCATACCCACATCCTTTTGGAGTCTTAGAGACATACTACGAATAAACTTGTCATCCAATTCTTTAAATGGTTATCTACCATTAGATGTTGGGAAACTGGAGCATGTAACACAAATGGACTTATCATGGAATAAATTATCAGGTGAAATTCATGCTATTAAAGGCCTATGTTTTTTGGTTAACCTCTCTTTAGCGCATAACAAATTCCAGGGTCCTATTCCTCAATCATTTGGTAATTTGATAAGCATGGAACGTTTGGATCTATCTGATAACAAATTTTCAGGAGAAATTCCCCAGTCTCTAATAGAACTCAAATGCCTCAAATATTTCAATGTGTCTTTCAATAGATTGCAAGGTGAAATTCCTTCTAGAGGTGTTTTTAATCAATTCTCAGCATCATCATTCATGGGAAATCAAGCATTATGTGGTCCACTCAAACTGCAAGTTCCACCATGTAAAAGAAGTTCAAAGACAACCACTGTAGTTATAGTAAGGTATATTCTGCCAACAATGATAGCAGCAATACTTGCATTATTccttatatttgttttaatgagagGGCAAAAGAGGGATGCAAAACGAAAAAGTCAAGGAGATTTGTTACCTCTAGCAACATGGAGAAGAATAACATATCTAGAACTTGAACAAGCAACAAATGGATTCAACGAAACTAACTTAGTTGGGAAAGGGAGTTTTGGCTCAGTGTACAAAGGTACACTTTCAGATGGGACTACTGTTGCaataaaggtttttaatttgaatatagAAGGAGGGTTTAAGAGTTTTGAAGATGAATGTGATGTATTGTGCAGTATTCGCCACCGAAATCTTGTGAAAATCATTAGTAGTTGTAGTAGCAATGATTTTAAAGCCTTGGTGCTAGAGTACATGCCCAAGGGGAGCCTTCAGAAGTTGTTGTATTCTCATAACTACTTCTTGGATATGCTAGAAAGATTGAGCATGATGATAGATGTTGCATCAGCATTGGAGTATCTCCATCATGGCTGTCCTTTACCTGTTGTTCATTGTGATTTGAAGCCAAGCAATATTCTTCTAAACAAAGACACGGTAGCACTTGTAAGTGACTTTGGCATTTCAAAATTCTTAGGCAATGAAGACTCTATGACACAAACCATGACATTGGCCACTATTGGTTACATGGCACCAG AGTATGGATCACAAGGGATTATTTCCACACGCAGTGACGTGTATAGTTATGGCATTTTGCTAATGGAAACATTCACCAGAAAGAATCCCACAGATGAAATGTTTGCCGGTGAAATGAACCTAAAAGGTTGGGTAAGACAATCAATACCTCATTCAGTAATTGAAGTTATAGATTCTAATTTGCTGAAGAGAGGTGAAGAGAATTTTAATGCTAAGCTGGATTGTATGTTGTCCATTATGAAATTGGCTATGACTTGTTCAACAGAGGCACTTGAAGAGAGGTCAAACATGAGAGATGTCATAACaacactcaaaaatatcaaattaaagtTTCTAAAGGATGTTGGAGAAGATTGA
- the LOC115966441 gene encoding uncharacterized protein LOC115966441 — protein MEELEDIVKVASDYFENLFCVGVCDQMKECLNAVPSKVTNDMQEILSSEISVEEIKVALFQMGPIKASRLDDNVLMAYETLNTMHSRKKGKKGSLALKLDINKAYDQVEWLFLQGIMEKMGFPALWIERVMSCVTTPSFSILVNGKPYAMIHPSRGLSQGDPLLTFLFLLCAKGFTALLAKAKLEGRIKGVSICRRAPKVTNLLFVDDSLLFCQATQTEGEAIAEIL, from the exons ATGGAGGAATTGGAGGACATCGTCAAAGTAGCTTCCGACTACTTTgagaatttattttgtgtagGTGTATGTGATCAAATGAAGGAGTGCTTGAATGCAGTTCCTAGCAAGGTGACCAATGACATGCAGGAAATTCTGTCCAGTGAAATTAGTGTTGAAGAAATCAAGGTGGCTTTGTTCCAGATGGGACCAATAAAGGCTTCTAGACTTGATG ACAACGTATTGATGGCTTATGAGACGCTAAACACTATGCACTCTAGAAAAAAGGGCAAGAAAGGGTCTTTGGCACTGAAGCTAGACATTAACAAGGCCTATGACCAGGTTGAATGGTTGTTCCTACAGGGAATTATGGAAAAGATGGGCTTCCCAGCTTTATGGATAGAAAGGGTGATGAGTTGTGTTACCACACCATCCTTCTCTATTCTTGTGAATGGAAAACCATATGCTATGATTCATCCATCTAGAGGACTTAGtcaaggagatcctttattAACATTCTTGTTTCTGTTGTGTGCAAAAGGTTTTACTGCTCTTTTGGCAAAAGCAAAATTGGAAGGGAGAATCAAGGGGGTGTCAATTTGTAGAAGAGCACCCAAAGTCACTAACCTACTATTTGTAGATGATTCTTTGTTGTTTTGCCAGGCAACTCAAACTGAAGGGGAGGCCATTGCTGAGATTCTTTAA